The Streptomyces sp. 11x1 genomic sequence GACGCTTTTCGGCGGCGTGCGCGCGCAGGGCCGCGGTCTGCGAGCCGATCGTCTGGTCCTTCTTCTGCCGGGCCGAGGACACCCGGGCGTAGATCGCCACACTGGTTGTCATCGCTCACTCCTGCCTGCTCCAGGCGGTCCTGCATCCGGACCCGCCGCTGCGGAACCAACACCGCGTAGGCCGCGGCCAAGTCCGCCGCCGCATGGCGGTCGAAGACCGCCTCCACCTGAACCCGCCGGCCGCTCACCTCCGCGGCCGGCCCTCCGGGGCACCCCGCTCAAGGAACTCGGCCAGGGCCTGGGCCACCACCGCAGAGATCGCCTGGTCACTCTCGCGGGCACGGCTGCGGATCTGCGCGGCCAGCGACCCCGGCAGCTTGACGGTGAACACCACGCTCGACTCGGGGACTTCGACTCGGCCAGCAGCCATGGCCTGCTCCAGATACCGGCGTGCCTGACGCACCGACACCCCGTACCTACTCGCCAACGTGCGGGCGGCTGCGGCCGCGGGCACCCCCGCTCCGGCCAGATCCGCGGCGGCGTTGACCCGCCGGGCGTACTCGACGCTATCGACACGATCACCACGCACCATGTCACAAACCTACTACCCATTGTGACGCCCCTTACCCTCCGCGCGAGGAAGGAGTTCCAGCCGGCGGTAGCCGAGCGTCACCTCGAAGCAGAAGTTGCCCATTGCGTTGGGGGCGTGAGAATCCCGCCCTGGGGAGTGCCAGTGGCGGTGTCCTTGGCGATGCCGTGGTGCATGACCCCGGCCTTCAAGAACGCTTTCACCAACGCCAGGACGTGCTTGTCGGAGATCCTGGTCCGCAGCCGGTTCATCAGGGCAACGTGATCGATGTTGTCGAAACACGCCTCGATGTCGGCCTCCAGGACTACGTGGTAGCCCCGGCGGGTCAGGCAGATGATCTCCTCGATCGCGTCCTGAGCCCGGCGGTTGGGCCGGAACCCGTAGGAGACCGGCAGGAAGTCGGCCTCGAAGACGGGCTCCAGCACCGCCTTGAGCGCGGCCTGCACGACCCTGTCCTTCACGGTCGGAATGCCAAGATCACGCATCTTCCCGTTGGACTTGGGGATCTGTGTGCGCCGCACCGGTGCAGGGCGGTAGGTCCGCCCCTTGAGCTCGTCCCGGATCTGCATCAGGAACGGCTGCACTCCCAGCCGGGTTTCGACCGCAGCCACGGTGAGCCCGTCGATCCCGGCCGTCTTCGCCCCGGCGTTGCCCGCAACTCGATGCCAGGCATCGATCAGGAACGCCGGGTCGAAGACCAGGTTGTACAGATCATCGAATCGGTGCAGGGCATCCGCCTGCGCCCACTGGTGCAACTTGAGCTGCATCCTCCGTACCGGGACTCCTGGCCTCCACGGCGCAGTCGGCCCGGCCCCGGTATTCACCGGGGCATCTCCGGTCATTGCAGTCTTCTCCTTGTCTGACATGCTGCCGCCCTTCCCCGTGCGACCGGCTTTCCCGGCCTCGGAGTACTACGGCGGCTCCGCCCCGCCCGCGCCCTTCGACGGGCAACGCGTCTATCCCGACTCCCGCCACTGGACGCGGCGTTGGAGGAGGAACGGCACACGGGCGGTTCCCACGTTCACCGTTGATCGATCGAGAGGTGAGGCGCCCGGCTATACCCCTGCGGCATCGCCACGGTTACGCCGTAGTCTTTCGCCGTGGCCTCCCAGGCCCAGGAGGGGAAGACCGGCCTAGGAGTTCACCGACAGTCACCACCCTGGCAGGGCGGAAGACTCTCGGCTGCGCACCGCCAACCAGCCCATATCCACCGGATTGAGTGAGCTGGCACGCTATCGAGAGGCGTAACAACACCGGTTCCTCGCGTGCACCTTCCTCTCTCGCTCACCGGGCCCGACCCATCCGGCAGTGCTGAGCCGACCCGACTTCGTCACGACTGCTTGCCGCCCTTCCCGGCGTTCCTCCAGGTCAGGCTGTCGTCAGCTTCACCCGCCTGCTACGACAGGCGGGCGGCGGAGTCCTTTCACCTCCGCTCGATCTCCCGACGCCTCGTGGCGCACCCCCCTTGATCGTGGACACCTGGAGACTGGGACCTGAGGTTCGAGGGGAAGTAGCACCAGGTGGGAAGCAAGTACACGAAGCGGTACACCGAGGAGTTCAAGCGGGACGCGATCGCGCTCGTCGACTCCTCGGGCAAGACGGTCACCGCGGTGGCCCGGGAACTCGGCATCAGCTCGGAGTCCCTGCGCGGCTGGTACCGCAAGGCCAAGGCCGACCGGGGCGAGGGTCGGAGCGGCGATCTGACCGGCGCCGAGCGCGAGGAACTGCGGCGGCTGCGCAAGGAGAACCGCGAACAGCAGCAGACGATCGAGATCCTGAAAAGAGCGACCGCCTTCTTCGTGAAGGAGAACGACCGGTGAGCGAGTTGCCCCGGTTGATCCATGCGGAGAAGGCGAACTACCCGATCGCCCTGCTGTGCCGGGTGCTGCGTGTGGCCCGCTCCTCCTGCTACGCCTGGTGCGAGGGCAAAGCTGCCCGTCGCAGGCGCCAAGCCGCCGACGACGCACTCGCGCACGAGATCACCGTGCTGCACCTCGCCTCCCGCCGTACCTACGGTGTCCCGTGCATCCACGCCGAGCTGCGCCGCCTCGGGCGGCGGGTGAACCGCAAGCGCATAGCCCGGGTGATGCGCGAGCGCGACATCCGCGACGTCACCCGCCGCAAGCACCGCTCACTGACCCGGCCGGACAAGAAGGCGAAGCCGGCCCCGGACCTGATCGGCCGCGACTTTCACGCCGATACGCCCGGAACCCAAACTGGTCGGCGACATCACCTACCTGCCCACCGCCGAGGGCTGGCTCTACCTCGCCTGCCGGCTGGACCTGGCCACCCGCGAGGTAGTCGGCTATGCCATGGCTGACCACCACCGCGCCGAACTCGTCGTCGACGCCCTGGACATGGCCCACGGCCGGGGCCACCTGCAGCCCGGCTGCGTGATCCACAGTGATCGCGGAAGCGAGTACACATCGACCCAATTCCAGGACCGAATAGGGGAGTTGGGACTGCGGCAGAGCTGCGGACGCACCGGATCATGCTTCGACAACGCCGCCGCTGAAAGCCTCTGGGCCCTGCTCAAGGAGGAGACCGGCACCCGGACCTGGCCCGACCGGGCCACCGCCCGCGCCGAGGTCTTCAACTTCATGGAGACCTTCTACAACCGCCGCCGCCTGCGCAAGCACAGGATCTTCGGCTACCTCACCCCAACCGAGACCAGGCAGCGGCAACAGCACGCCCTCGCCGCATATCCATCCAGTGTCCAAGATCACGGGGAAACTTCCAAGGCCGGGTAGTTAGCGCGTTTCCGCTGGTGGCAAGGTGCTTGATGCGGTTTCCGGGCTGGCGTAGGTGGCGGGTCCCGTCTTGGTGATGAGTCCGTTTGCGGCCCATCTGTCGAGCTGGCGATACATCGTGCTGAGGGTGATATTGCCGAGGTGGCGTGCGAGTTCGCGGGTGCGCCAGTGGCGGCCGGGGTCGGCGTGGAGGAGGTCCAGGACCTGCTGTCTGCGGCGGTCGGCTGGTGGGGCGTACCGGTCGTCGTGGGAGACGGTGGGAAGGTCGGGCTCGGGTTCGAGGATGGTGACGTCGAGGCGGGTGACCGAACTGCTGGCACTGGGACGGCCGTCGTCTTGGCGTTCGGCATACCGTGAGATCGGGGACCTGACTTTTCGGGTGCTGATGCGGGGGCGCCTGGGCGGGAGGAGCTGGGCCAGGACGCGGTTGCCTATGACACCCACGATGTCGGTGGTGGTGCTGGCGAGCGTGATGATGCCGGCGGCCTGGACGACGAGGTCACGGGCGGTCTCCATGGCGATGGTGAAGCCGCAGCGGTCTGGATCGGTGCCGGGCCTGGACTCGGCGGCTTCCACCATCACCGTCCGCAACGCCTGGTAGACGGCGAGCAGAGACCACATCTCCTGCTCGATTCCTGTGGGGTCGCCCGAGCGCAGTACTCGGCCGTCCATGAGCGTATGGCGGAGTGCGTAGTACGCCGACTCGTGCTCCCATCTTTGGTGGTAGAGGGCGACGAGCGTCGGAGCGGGGTAGCGGCGTGCGTCGGTCAGGGTCGTGACTAGCCGGTAGGAGCCGGTGAACGATTCATCGCCCCAGCTCACGGTGATCTGTGCTTCCACGACACGCACCGGGACGGTGCCGATGACGGACAGGTAGGAGCCGTCGTGGAGACGGGTCAGGACCGGGGTGCGGCGGTTGGCACGCAGTCGGCCCAGGAACTTGGCGCCGGTGCCGTCCACGGCGGCGAGGAAGGCGTTGGCGTCGAAGCCCTTGTCCCACAGGACCAGCATGTCGGGGCCCAGATGGTGCAGAAGCTGCCTTGCGTAGGCGGTCTCGCCGTCGCTGGTGGGGCCGAACACGGCGCCGATCAGGGCGCGGGTGCCGGTCTCCACCAGGGTCATCAGCTCCAGCATCGGGTAGCCGCCGCGGCTGCCGGCTCCGAACCACTCGACGTTCCGCTCACTGTCGGGGATCTTGATCGAGCTGCAGCCGTCGAAGGAAACCATCCGGAACGGCCCGAATCGCACTCCGGTAGTCGTCGGCCGGGCGAGCGGGCCGGCCAGGACCCCGAACAAGCGCCGCATCGGTTCGGTGCCAATGCGACGACGCAGGTCGCGCAGGGCCTTCGCAGTCGGCTCTGCGACCTCGAGCCCGCCACACGTCAGGGCCACGGTCAGCTTGCTCCAGACCAGCCGGTAGCCGACCTCGGGGAACAGGCACATCGCGAGCAGGAAGTAGACCCCCACCCGAGAAGGCAGATCCCGTAAACGGCGCTGAACACAGCGGGTTTCGTCCAGGAGAGCATCGACGAGATCAAACGGTATGACCTGGGTCAACTCGCCCAGATGGCCCGGAGCGAAGCGGCCCGAGGCCACGGTGAACTCGCGTGAGACGGTCACCAGGCCAGGCGGCAGGGGACTGTCGGCGGTCTCTGAACCTGGGTTCTGGATCACTTTCCGTGCTGGAGCCACGGAGGGTTACCACGACCGCGATCATGGACGGCCTCACGCCGCGAGGAGGACGCGTTTGCGGAGCAGGTCGAAGTTGGCGCGGCCGAACATCTGCCGCTTGAGCATCTTGATCTTGTTGTTATGGCCTTCGACTGCGCCAGAGCTGTAGGGCAGGCTGAGCCCGGCGACGACGGCGTCGAGGTCCTGGCCGAGGCCGGTGACGAAGGCATGCAGGGCGGGCAGGTCATCGGCCTGGACACACTCGATCCATTGGTCCAGCTGCTTTCCTTGGCGGTTGTTCATCAACTCGGCGAAGGAACGTACGTGTTCGGCGGTGCGGCCGAGTTCGGGGCAGCGGGCGAGGATCGCCTTGAGCCGCTGGACCTGGTCGCTGTCGAGGCGGTCGGGGCGGCGGGTGATCCAGCTGGTCACGTCTCGCACGGACGGGTGCTTGCGGGGCGGATCGTCGTGCGGGAACGCTTCACGGAGCTGCTGCACGTACCTCTTCACGACGCTCTCGCCGCCGGGGTAGCCGCGCTCACGCAGTTCCTCGAACAGACGGCGGGCGACGGTGCAGCCCTCGGCCCACCGCTGATGCAGATAAGGCTTGTAGGGATCGAGGATGCTGCTGCGGCCGGTCCACTGTCCTACCAGCAGTTCGTCCGCGGTGGCCGCGCGGGCCAGGCGGCGCACGGTGTTGCGGGCCAGGCCGAGCCGGCGAGCGATCGGCCGGAGGCCGAGCCCGTCGTCGAGCAGGGCGTGGACGGCTGTGTGCTGTTCGCGGACCCGGTCCGACAGGCGGCCGGAGTGTCGCGGTTCGCCTGAGGGACGCGGCGGGAACCCCGTGGTGTTCACGGGTGTGTTGGTGCGGACCGGGCTGGTCTCCTCTGGCTCGCGCAGCAGGGCGCGGTGCTGGATGACCGTCTTCTCGACGGCCTCGACGAGGTTTTTCCAGATGTGCCACCGGTCCGCGACGTGGACCGCGTCCGGGGCGCCGAGCCGTCCGGCCTCGGCGTATGCGGTCGACCGGTCACGGCAGATCACCTCGACGCCGGGGTGGTCGGCGAGCCAGGCGGACACCGTGGCCGTGGTGCGGTCGGGCAGCAGATCAACCGGGCGGCGGGTGTCGATGTCCACCAGGATCGTGCCGTAATTGTGTCCCTTGCGCAGGGCGAACTCGTCCACTCCGAGCACCCGCGGCGTGTGCACCTCGGGCTCCGGGAGGCGGCGTATCAGCCGCAGGAGAGTCGACCGGCTCGCCCGGACCGCGAGTGTGTCCGCCAGGCGGGCGCCGGCCCGGCCCGCCAGCATCACGGCCACCCGTTGCAGCACCGTCTGCAGCCCGGTGCTTCGCCTCCCGTACCGGAAGGTCAGCCCTTCGACCTGCTCTGCGAACGTGGCCTGCGTGCAGGCGCGTTCACGGCAGCGGAACCGCCGGACCTGTAACTCGATCACCACAGGACGCCCGGCGACCGCGGTGTCGGTGAGGCGGCGTACGTATCGGCTGTGCACCCGGCCCGACGTCGTCCCGCAGGCATGACACGCGGCCTGCTCTGCCGACGCACGGGCCCGCACGAGCACCAACTCGCCATCCACTACTGCCTTTTCGATCACAACGCCTTCGGCCTTGTGGAACCACAGGCCCTGGAGGAACACATCACCCACGGCCGTCCATGATCGCGGTCGTGGTAACCCTCCGTGGCTCCAGCACGGAAAGTGATCCAGAACCTGAACCTGGACCCCTTTGGGGTCGGTGAGTTTTGACCCCGTGTGTAGTTGTTCACCCGGTTGCCGCGCTCGGTGTGCGGCCGATGTCACGGTCTTTGAGCCGGTAGGAGTCTCCCTTCAAGGAGAGCACATCGGCGTGATGGACGAGACGGTCGATCATGGCGGCGGCGACGGTGTCGTCCCCGAAGACCTCTCCCCAGCGTCCGAACGGCTTGTTGCTGGTCACGATCACGGAGGCGCGTTCGTAGCGACCCGAGATCAGCTGGAAGAACGTGTAGCCGACCTCATCGATCACCAGAACCGGGACGCGCGCCAGCCGGAGGAGCTCCTCCTGGAGCTTGCCGGTGGCGTGGGCGGCGGCCAGGCGGTCGACCCACTGCGAGGCGGTGGCGAACGCGACGCGGTGTCCGGCCTGGCAGGCGCGTATGCCCAGGGCGATGGCCAGGTGGGTCTTGCCGGTGCCGGGCGGCCCGAGGAAGACCACGTTCTCCTTGCCGGTGATGAAGTCCAGGGTGCCCAGATGTGCCACCGCCTCCCGTTTCAGCCCGCGCAGGTGAGCGAAGTCGAACTCCTCCAAGGTCTTGCGGGCGGGGAAACGGGCCGCGCGGATGCGGCCTTCGCCGCCGTGGGCCTCGCGGGCAGCCACCTCGCGCTGCAGGCAGGCGGCCAGATACTCCTGATGTGTCCAGGACTCGGCCCTGGCGCGTTCGGCGAGCCGGTCGGCAGCATCCAGCAGGGCCGGTGCCTTCAACGCACGGCTGAGAAAGGCCAGTTCGGCGGCGACGTCCCGGGACGTGGTGGTGCGGGTGGCCATGACGTCACTCCTGTCCTCCGCCGCCTTCGATCAGCTGGAACACGCGGTCGTAGGCCGGCAGATCCGGCTGTGCGACCTCCACCGCCGCGGCACCGGCCACGGCCTGGCGGTACTGGCTGCGCATCGCCGTGGCGGCATCGGCGTGGTCCGGGTCGGTGAGCGTCTGGTGGCGGGCCCAGCAGCGCGCGTGCTCGGCGACCAGCCGACCGTCCAGATGAGCCCGCACCGTTTCGGTGTCCGCCTCGATCCGCACGATCCGTCCGATCGCGGCCGGGTGGACGGAGTAGTCGCAGGTGTCCAGGCGGATGTAGTGGTCCCGGCCGATCCGTACCGAGGTCTGCCACCAGCGCGGCGGCGCGGTCGGCGGCAGCGGCAGCATCGCGGCCCGGTCAGCCTCCCACCGCTCCACCGGACGGGCATCCAGGGTGCGGTGCACCCGCCGGTTGGCGACCTCAAGCCACGCGTTCAGCTGCGTGTTGAAGTCGGCCGGGGAAGTGAACACCCTGCCGGGCAGGAACGACGTCTCCAGATAACCGTTGGCCCGCTCGACCAGACCCTTGGCCTCCGGGTCGCGGGGCCGGCACAGGATCACCTTGCAGGCCAGCAGCCCGGCCAGGGCGGCGAACTCATGACCGAGCACGACCCGCCCCTCGCGGCGGCGTCCGATGGCCGCCTCGTTGTCCCAGACCAGCGCCCTCGGCACCGCGCTCCAGCCGGACAGCAGGTCCCAGTGCCCGCTCACGAGATCGGCGGCCTGCCTCGACGGCAGCATCCGCGCGGTGATCACCCGCGAGTACCCGGACACGATCACCAGCACCGGCGGGCGGCCGGTCTGCCCGAAGCCCAGCGGGATGTCCACCGGAGGGAACCACAGGTCACACTGGGCCAGCTCGCCGGGCTGATACGCCGTCCGGGAGACCGGATCCGCCGGAAGGTAGACCGGCCGCAGTTCCCGCACCCGCCGCTTCAGCACCGACAACGACCGTTCCCAGCCGATCCGCTCGGCGATCACCGTGGCGGGCATCCGCGGGTACTCCGCCAGCAGTTCGCGGATCGCCGGCTCCACCGCGTCCACGATCGAGCCCCTCGGCGCCCGCCGGTACTTCGGCGGATCGTCGCTGGCCACAGCCCGTCGCACGGTGTTCCGGGCGATCCCCAGATGCCGCGCGATCCCCTTGATCGACATGCCCTCCGCACGGTGGAGCCGCCGGATCTCAGCCCAGTCCTCCACACCGATCACCTCTTCCACCTGACTCCCATGGAGCCAGACTGATCACTTGATCACGGAAGGGGTCACTTTTCATCGACCGATAGGGGGTCACGGTTCAGGTTCTGGATCACTTTCCGTGCTGGAGCCACGGAGGGTTACCACGACCGCGATCATGGACGGCCGTGGGTGATGTGTTCCTCCAGGGCCTGTGGTTCCACAAGGCCGAAGGCGTTGTGATCGAAAAGGCAGTAGTGGATGGCGAGTTGGTGCTCGTGCGGGCCCGTGCGTCGGCAGAGCAGGCCGCGTGTCATGCCTGCGGGACGACGTCGGGCCGGGTGCACAGCCGATACGTACGCCGCCTCACCGACACCGCGGTCGCCGGGCGTCCTGTGGTGATCGAGTTACAGGTCCGGCGGTTCCGCTGCCGTGAACGCGCCTGCACGCAGGCCACGTTCGCAGAGCAGGTCGAAGGGCTGACCTTCCGGTACGGGAGGCGAAGCACCGGGCTGCAGACGGTGCTGCAACGGGTGGCCGTGATGCTGGCGGGCCGGGCCGGCGCCCGCCTGGCGGACACACTCGCGGTCCGGGCGAGCCGGTCGACTCTCCTGCGGCTGATACGCCGCCTCCCGGAGCCCGAGGTGCACACGCCGC encodes the following:
- a CDS encoding reverse transcriptase domain-containing protein, with the translated sequence MSDKEKTAMTGDAPVNTGAGPTAPWRPGVPVRRMQLKLHQWAQADALHRFDDLYNLVFDPAFLIDAWHRVAGNAGAKTAGIDGLTVAAVETRLGVQPFLMQIRDELKGRTYRPAPVRRTQIPKSNGKMRDLGIPTVKDRVVQAALKAVLEPVFEADFLPVSYGFRPNRRAQDAIEEIICLTRRGYHVVLEADIEACFDNIDHVALMNRLRTRISDKHVLALVKAFLKAGVMHHGIAKDTATGTPQGGILTPPTQWATSASR
- a CDS encoding transposase — translated: MGSKYTKRYTEEFKRDAIALVDSSGKTVTAVARELGISSESLRGWYRKAKADRGEGRSGDLTGAEREELRRLRKENREQQQTIEILKRATAFFVKENDR
- a CDS encoding IS3 family transposase, whose protein sequence is MSELPRLIHAEKANYPIALLCRVLRVARSSCYAWCEGKAARRRRQAADDALAHEITVLHLASRRTYGVPCIHAELRRLGRRVNRKRIARVMRERDIRDVTRRKHRSLTRPDKKAKPAPDLIGRDFHADTPGTQTGRRHHLPAHRRGLALPRLPAGPGHPRGSRLCHG
- a CDS encoding DDE-type integrase/transposase/recombinase; protein product: MPTAEGWLYLACRLDLATREVVGYAMADHHRAELVVDALDMAHGRGHLQPGCVIHSDRGSEYTSTQFQDRIGELGLRQSCGRTGSCFDNAAAESLWALLKEETGTRTWPDRATARAEVFNFMETFYNRRRLRKHRIFGYLTPTETRQRQQHALAAYPSSVQDHGETSKAG
- a CDS encoding IS4 family transposase encodes the protein MTVSREFTVASGRFAPGHLGELTQVIPFDLVDALLDETRCVQRRLRDLPSRVGVYFLLAMCLFPEVGYRLVWSKLTVALTCGGLEVAEPTAKALRDLRRRIGTEPMRRLFGVLAGPLARPTTTGVRFGPFRMVSFDGCSSIKIPDSERNVEWFGAGSRGGYPMLELMTLVETGTRALIGAVFGPTSDGETAYARQLLHHLGPDMLVLWDKGFDANAFLAAVDGTGAKFLGRLRANRRTPVLTRLHDGSYLSVIGTVPVRVVEAQITVSWGDESFTGSYRLVTTLTDARRYPAPTLVALYHQRWEHESAYYALRHTLMDGRVLRSGDPTGIEQEMWSLLAVYQALRTVMVEAAESRPGTDPDRCGFTIAMETARDLVVQAAGIITLASTTTDIVGVIGNRVLAQLLPPRRPRISTRKVRSPISRYAERQDDGRPSASSSVTRLDVTILEPEPDLPTVSHDDRYAPPADRRRQQVLDLLHADPGRHWRTRELARHLGNITLSTMYRQLDRWAANGLITKTGPATYASPETASSTLPPAETR
- a CDS encoding ISL3 family transposase; the protein is MGDVFLQGLWFHKAEGVVIEKAVVDGELVLVRARASAEQAACHACGTTSGRVHSRYVRRLTDTAVAGRPVVIELQVRRFRCRERACTQATFAEQVEGLTFRYGRRSTGLQTVLQRVAVMLAGRAGARLADTLAVRASRSTLLRLIRRLPEPEVHTPRVLGVDEFALRKGHNYGTILVDIDTRRPVDLLPDRTTATVSAWLADHPGVEVICRDRSTAYAEAGRLGAPDAVHVADRWHIWKNLVEAVEKTVIQHRALLREPEETSPVRTNTPVNTTGFPPRPSGEPRHSGRLSDRVREQHTAVHALLDDGLGLRPIARRLGLARNTVRRLARAATADELLVGQWTGRSSILDPYKPYLHQRWAEGCTVARRLFEELRERGYPGGESVVKRYVQQLREAFPHDDPPRKHPSVRDVTSWITRRPDRLDSDQVQRLKAILARCPELGRTAEHVRSFAELMNNRQGKQLDQWIECVQADDLPALHAFVTGLGQDLDAVVAGLSLPYSSGAVEGHNNKIKMLKRQMFGRANFDLLRKRVLLAA
- the istB gene encoding IS21-like element helper ATPase IstB, with the translated sequence MATRTTTSRDVAAELAFLSRALKAPALLDAADRLAERARAESWTHQEYLAACLQREVAAREAHGGEGRIRAARFPARKTLEEFDFAHLRGLKREAVAHLGTLDFITGKENVVFLGPPGTGKTHLAIALGIRACQAGHRVAFATASQWVDRLAAAHATGKLQEELLRLARVPVLVIDEVGYTFFQLISGRYERASVIVTSNKPFGRWGEVFGDDTVAAAMIDRLVHHADVLSLKGDSYRLKDRDIGRTPSAATG
- the istA gene encoding IS21 family transposase produces the protein MIGVEDWAEIRRLHRAEGMSIKGIARHLGIARNTVRRAVASDDPPKYRRAPRGSIVDAVEPAIRELLAEYPRMPATVIAERIGWERSLSVLKRRVRELRPVYLPADPVSRTAYQPGELAQCDLWFPPVDIPLGFGQTGRPPVLVIVSGYSRVITARMLPSRQAADLVSGHWDLLSGWSAVPRALVWDNEAAIGRRREGRVVLGHEFAALAGLLACKVILCRPRDPEAKGLVERANGYLETSFLPGRVFTSPADFNTQLNAWLEVANRRVHRTLDARPVERWEADRAAMLPLPPTAPPRWWQTSVRIGRDHYIRLDTCDYSVHPAAIGRIVRIEADTETVRAHLDGRLVAEHARCWARHQTLTDPDHADAATAMRSQYRQAVAGAAAVEVAQPDLPAYDRVFQLIEGGGGQE